The Neovison vison isolate M4711 chromosome 13, ASM_NN_V1, whole genome shotgun sequence genome includes a region encoding these proteins:
- the HYPK gene encoding huntingtin-interacting protein K translates to MATEGDVELELETETSGPERPPEKPRKHDSGAADLERVTDYAEEKEIQSSNLETAMSVIGDRRSREQKAKQEREKELAKVTIKKEDLELIMTEMEISRAAAERSLREHMGNVVEALIALTN, encoded by the exons ATGGCTACCGAGGGCGATGTGGAACTGGAGTTGGAGACGGAGACCAGCGGCCCGGAGCGGCCTCCCGAGAAGCCACGGAAACATGACAGCGGTGCAGCGGACCTGGAGAGAGTCACCGACTATGCGGAGGAGAAGGAGATCCAGAGTTCCAATCTGGAGACG GCCATGTCCGTGATTGGAGATAGACGGTCCCGGGAGCAGAAAGCCAAACAGGAGCG GGAGAAGGAACTGGCCAAAGTCACGATTAAGAAGGAAGATCTGGAGCTGATA ATGACAGAGATGGAGATCTCAAGAGCAGCTGCAGAACGGAGCTTAAGGGAACACATGGGCAACGTGGTAGAGGCTCTTATTGCCCTGACCAACTGA
- the SERINC4 gene encoding serine incorporator 4 has product MVGAKAVTGPSTSLRLAQRTEVSSIMVNPPFYQVSCCGPVPCTCCCHSRCPLVTESTCSRLFYILLHLGSSAVCCLLLSKTVVERVWGKEHGIQMPSGLCAHLFGHPHCPVLSGSGAVYRVCAGTATFHLLQAVLLVQLHSPTSLRAQLHNSFWLLKLLFLLGLCAVAFCIPDEHLFPAWHYIGICGGFTFILLQLVLITAFAHSWNKNWQTGAAQDCCWFLAVLLATLGFYSMTGVAAALLFHHYTHPAGCLLNKMLLSLHLCFCGLLSFLSIAPCIRLRQPRSGLLQASIISCYIMYLTFSALSSRPPENVFLEGQNHTLCLPVLSKMESQTPDTSLAVLSAGIMYTCVLFACNEASYLAEVFGPLWIVKVYSYEFQKPSLCFCCPETVKPKEGQRAGSVRPADRETSPAPPAQAQHLSYSYSAFHFLFFLASLYVMVTLTNWFSYEGAELEKTFTKGSWATFWVKVASCWACVLLYLGLLLVPLCWSTTQDSQPPPTFRGPGLPRSTTRNCPAQQVPQGHNGQLSPP; this is encoded by the exons ATGGTGGGTGCAAAGGCTGTCACAGGCCCCAGCACCTCCCTCCGCCTGGCACAACGCACTGAAGTCAGCAGTATTATGGTGAATCCTCCCTTCTATCAG GTGTCCTGCTGTGGGCCTGTTCCCTGTACCTGCTGCTGCCATTCTAGGTGCCCCCTTGTCACAGAATCTACTTGTAGCCGCCTGTTCTACATCCTCCTCCATCTGGGGTCCTCAGCAGTCTGCTGCCTCCTGCTGTCAAAGACAGTAGTGGAAAGGGTCTGGGGGAAGGAACATGGG ATCCAGATGCCCTCAGGGTTGTGTGCCCATCTGTTTGGCCACCCTCACTGCCCAGTGCTCAGTGGCTCTGGAGCTGTGTACCGCGTATGTGCAGGAACTGCCACCTTCCACCTGCTGCAGGCTGTGCTACTAGTCCAGCTCCATTCCCCTACCAGCCTGAGAGCCCAGCTCCATAACAG CTTCTGGCTCCTCAAACTGCTGttcctgctaggtctctgtgctGTTGCCTTCTGCATCCCCGATGAGCATCTCTTCCCAG CCTGGCATTACATTGGCATCTGTGGAGGCTTCACATTCATCCTGCTGCAGTTGGTGCTTATCACAGCCTTTGCCCATTCCTGGAACAAAAACTG GCAGACTGGTGCAGCCCAGGACTGCTGCTGGTTCCTGGCGGTACTGCTGGCCACCCTGGGATTCTACAGCATGACAGGTGTGGCAGCTGCGCTCCTGTTCCACCACTACACACACCCAGCTGGCTGCCTGCTCAACAAGATGCTGCTTAGTCTGCACCTTTGTTTCTGTggcctcctctcctttctctccatcgCTCCCTGCATCCGCCTCA GGCAACCCCGTTCTGGCCTTCTACAAGCCTCTATCATCAGCTGCTATATCATGTACCTGACTTTCTCTGCACTGTCCAGCCGTCCTCCAGAAAATG TATTCCTTGAAGGACAAAATCACACTCTGTGCCTCCCTGTCCTAAGTAAAATGGAATCGCAAACACCAGATACTTCTCTGGCAGTGCTAAGTGCTGGCATCATGTATACTTGTGTCCTTTTTGCTTG CAATGAGGCTTCCTACCTGGCTGAGGTATTTGGGCCCTTGTGGATTGTCAAGGTTTACAGCTATGAGTTCCAG AAGCCCTCACTCTGTTTCTGCTGCCCTGAAACGGTGAAACCAAAGGAAG gcCAGAGGGCTGGGTCTGTCAGGCCAGCTGACCGAGAGAcctctccagctcctccagcACAAGCCCAGCATCTCTCCTACAGCTATTCTgccttccattttctcttcttccttgcaTCACTCTATGTCATGGTTACCCTTACCAACTGGTTCAG CTATGAGGGAGCAGAACTGGAAAAGACCTTCACCAAGGGTAGCTGGGCTACCTTCTGGGTCAAGGTTGCCTCATGCTGGGCCTGTGTACTCCTCTATCTTGGGCTGCTATTGGTACCACTCTGTTGGTCCACCACCCAGGACTCCCAGCCACCTCCTACATTCAGGGGACCCGGCCTTCCCAGAAGTACTACAAG GAACTGCCCAGCCCAGCAGGTACCTCAAGGACACAATGGGCAGTTATCTCCCCCTTGA
- the SERF2 gene encoding small EDRK-rich factor 2 isoform X1 has protein sequence MTRGNQRELARQKNMKKQSDSVKGKRRDDGLSAAARKQSAPSSLPPGTRRSCSRSRKRQTRRRRNPSSFVASCPTLLPFACVPGASPTTLAFSPVVLTGPSTDGIPFALSLQRVPFVLPSPQVASLPLGHAWG, from the exons ATGACCC GCGGTAACCAGCGCGAGCTCGCCCGCcagaagaatatgaaaaagcAGAGCGACTCGGTTAAGGGAAAGCGCCGAGATGACGGGCTTTCTGCTGCCGCCCGCAAGCAGAG TGCCCCATCATCTCTACCCCCAGGGACTCGGAGATCATGCAGCAGAAGCAGAAAAAGGCAAACGAGAAGAAGGAGGAACCCAAGTAGCTTTGTGGCTTCGTGTCCAACCCTCTTGCCCTTCGCCTGTGTGCCTGGAGCCAGTCCCACCACGCTCGCGTTTTCTCCTGTAGTGCTCACAGGTCCCAGCACCGATGGCATTCCCTTTGCCCTGAGTCTGCAGCGGGTCCCTTTTGTGCTTCCTTCCCCTCAGGTAGCCTCTCTCCCCCTGGGCCAcgcctgggggtga
- the SERF2 gene encoding small EDRK-rich factor 2 isoform X2, with the protein MTRGNQRELARQKNMKKQSDSVKGKRRDDGLSAAARKQRDSEIMQQKQKKANEKKEEPK; encoded by the exons ATGACCC GCGGTAACCAGCGCGAGCTCGCCCGCcagaagaatatgaaaaagcAGAGCGACTCGGTTAAGGGAAAGCGCCGAGATGACGGGCTTTCTGCTGCCGCCCGCAAGCAGAG GGACTCGGAGATCATGCAGCAGAAGCAGAAAAAGGCAAACGAGAAGAAGGAGGAACCCAAGTAG